The following coding sequences lie in one Arachis ipaensis cultivar K30076 chromosome B03, Araip1.1, whole genome shotgun sequence genomic window:
- the LOC107630036 gene encoding CRM-domain containing factor CFM3A, chloroplastic/mitochondrial isoform X2, with the protein MALVPTCNLHPFFDSFNTIPKLHTLCFFSDSWLKRWNEPNKYTRPKQPCALLDYQGSGNGHSSKSGFVSSDDDYDYDDRGGDGSSGGSTMDRIVEKLKKFGYVDDDKIEKQDRREERVIEKGSVEDIFYVEEGILPNIRGGFSPESPFGIGNIVSDREVRFPWEKPIDKEKEEEERYNRRRRESKTSLAELTLPESELRRLRRLTFEKKHKTRVGGGGVTQGLVDKIHERWKESEIVRLKFEGEAALNMKRMHELLERKTGGLVVWRSGNSVSLYRGVSYEVPSIQQNKWIYRKRGSSSVQQNKQIYGKSEISFKSLPAPSHHSLEKHSDIASNFGTSPHLEKMEATDDQKEKNLLPEVSYEDEVDKFLDTLGPRYTDWPGSEPLPVDADMLPATVPDYEPPFRVLPFGVRPSLGQTEATSLRRIARTLPPHFALGRNRQLQGLATAMIKLWEKSSIAKVALKRGVPLTTSERMAEEIKKLTGGVLLSRNKYFLVFYRGKNFLSATVTQALKERERMAKAMQDEEEQARLRASSLVLPTMNNSEISAEAGTLGETLDADAKWGKTLDEHHKQKIMREVELQRHTKVVNKLERNLFLAERKVMRAERALMKVESSLMPSEPKSDPESITDEERFMFRKLGLRMKAFLLLGRRGVFDGTIENMHLHWKYRELVKIIVKAKTFDQVKKVALALEAESGGILVSVDKVSKGYAIVVYRGKDYQRPLTLRPKNLLTKRKALARSIELQRREALLKHISNLQKKVEKIRSEIKQVETVKDHGDEELYDKLESAYASNDDDSEVEDGEEGDEAYLETYNSESDSEDNESDNLYTSTEQFASQS; encoded by the exons ATGGCTCTTGTTCCCACTTGCAATCTTCACCCTTTCTTTGATTCCTTCAACACTATCCCCAAGCTCCACACTCTTTGCTTCTTCAG TGATAGTTGGTTGAAACGTTGGAACGAGCCTAACAAGTACACTCGTCCAAAACAGCCATGTGCTCTTTTGGATTATCAAGGTTCTGGAAATGGGCACTCATCAAAATCTGGTTTTGTGAGTtctgatgatgattatgattatgatgatAGAGGTGGTGATGGAAGCAGTGGTGGTAGTACTATGGATAGGATTGTGGAGAAATTGAAGAAATTTGGGTATGTTGATGATGATAAGATTGAGAAGCAAGATAGAAGGGAAGAGAGGGTAATAGAAAAAGGATCTGTGGAGGATATATTTTACGTGGAGGAAGGGATATTGCCCAATATACGAGGCGGGTTTTCACCGGAGTCTCCATTTGGAATTGGAAACATTGTGAGTGATAGGGAGGTGAGATTTCCATGGGAGAAGCCAATAGAtaaagagaaagaagaggaagagaggtaTAATCGAAGAAGGAGGGAAAGTAAGACTTCTCTTGCAGAACTGACTCTTCCAGAGTCGGAATTGAGGAGGCTGAGGCGCTTAACTTTCGAGAAGAAGCATAAGACCAGAGTTGGGGGTGGTGGGGTTACTCAAGGTCTTGTGGACAAGATTCATGAGAGGTGGAAAGAGTCGGAGATTGTTAGGCTGAAATTCGAAGGGGAAGCTGCACTTAACATGAAGAGGATGCACGAGCTACTGGAG AGGAAAACTGGTGGTCTCGTGGTTTGGAGGTCTGGCAACTCTGTTTCCTTGTACAGGGGTGTGAGCTATGAAGTTCCTTCAATACAACAGAACAAGTGGATATATAGGAAAAGAGGGAGTTCTTCAGTGCAACAGAACAAACAGATATATGGGAAAAGCGAGATTTCTTTTAAGTCTTTACCAGCACCTTCTCATCATTCATTGGAAAAGCATTCTGACATTGCTTCTAATTTTGGGACAAGTCCACATTTGGAAAAAATGGAAGCTACTGAtgaccaaaaggaaaaaaatttgcTTCCAGAAGTTAGTTATGAAGATGAAGTAGACAAATTTTTGGATACTCTAGGCCCTAGATACACAGATTGGCCTGGGAGTGAGCCGTTGCCAGTTGATGCAGATATGCTTCCAGCAACTGTTCCTGATTATGAGCCTCCCTTCAGAGTTCTTCCCTTTGGAGTGAGACCCTCGCTTGGTCAAACAGAGGCAACTTCTCTACGAAGGATCGCAAGGACCCTTCCTCCACATTTTGCATTAG GCAGAAACAGACAGCTTCAAGGGTTAGCTACAGCCATGATTAAATTATGGGAAAAAAGTTCTATTGCAAAGGTTGCACTCAAACGCGGTGTGCCGCTAACTACAAGCGAGAGAATGGCAGAAGAGATCAAG AAATTGACAGGTGGTGTACTACTCTCGAGGAATAAATACTTCTTGGTCTTTTATCGGGGAAAGAACTTTTTGTCAGCAACAGTCACACAAGCCTTGAAGGAGAGGGAAAGAATGGCAAAAGCAATGCAAGATGAGGAAGAACAAGCAAGATTGAGAGCGTCATCTTTGGTCTTACCAACTATGAATAATTCAGAGATATCTGCAGAGGCTGGGACCCTTGGTGAAACTTTGGATGCAGATGCAAAATGGGGAAAGACCTTGGACGAACATCACAAACAAAAAATAATGAGAGAAGTAGAACTACAACGACATACCAAAGTTGTTAACAAGTTAGAACGAAATCTGTTTCTG GCTGAAAGAAAGGTAATGAGAGCTGAACGAGCCTTGATGAAAGTGGAGTCATCTTTGATGCCATCGGAACCCAAATCAGACCCTGAAAGCATAACTGACGAAGAGAGGTTTATGTTTCGCAAATTAGGATTGCGGATGAAAGCCTTCTTACTTCTTG GTAGACGTGGAGTTTTTGATGGTACAATTGAGAACATGCACCTGCACTGGAAATATAGGGAACTGGTTAAGATAATTGTGAAGGCTAAAACCTTTGATCAAGTGAAAAAGGTCGCATTGGCACTCGAAGCCGAGAGTGGAGGCATTTTAGTTTCGGTTGACAAAGTTTCAAAAGGATATGCTATAGTTGTTTACCGGGGTAAGGACTACCAGCGACCTTTAACTCTAAGACCGAAGAATCTTTTGACAAAGAGAAAGGCTCTAGCACGGTCAATTGAGCTCCAACGACGTGAG GCTCTCTTGAAGCATATTTCAAATTTGCAAAAGAAAGTGGAGAAGATAAGATCTGAAATA AAACAAGTGGAGACTGTAAAGGACCATGGAGATGAAGAATTGTATGACAAATTAGAATCTGCTTATGCTAGCAATGATGATGACTCCGAg GTGGAAGATGGCGAGGAAGGAGATGAGGCATATCTTGAGACCTATAATAGTGAAAGCGACAGTGAAGACAATGAAAGTGATAATTTGTATACTTCAACTGAGCAATTTGCATCACAAAGTTGA
- the LOC107630036 gene encoding CRM-domain containing factor CFM3A, chloroplastic/mitochondrial isoform X1 has translation MALVPTCNLHPFFDSFNTIPKLHTLCFFRYSSYSFSSIHCSDKLTFCATRNWVLCHSINGTIPSKNSSLFGVKNIIFQCKGLCSDSWLKRWNEPNKYTRPKQPCALLDYQGSGNGHSSKSGFVSSDDDYDYDDRGGDGSSGGSTMDRIVEKLKKFGYVDDDKIEKQDRREERVIEKGSVEDIFYVEEGILPNIRGGFSPESPFGIGNIVSDREVRFPWEKPIDKEKEEEERYNRRRRESKTSLAELTLPESELRRLRRLTFEKKHKTRVGGGGVTQGLVDKIHERWKESEIVRLKFEGEAALNMKRMHELLERKTGGLVVWRSGNSVSLYRGVSYEVPSIQQNKWIYRKRGSSSVQQNKQIYGKSEISFKSLPAPSHHSLEKHSDIASNFGTSPHLEKMEATDDQKEKNLLPEVSYEDEVDKFLDTLGPRYTDWPGSEPLPVDADMLPATVPDYEPPFRVLPFGVRPSLGQTEATSLRRIARTLPPHFALGRNRQLQGLATAMIKLWEKSSIAKVALKRGVPLTTSERMAEEIKKLTGGVLLSRNKYFLVFYRGKNFLSATVTQALKERERMAKAMQDEEEQARLRASSLVLPTMNNSEISAEAGTLGETLDADAKWGKTLDEHHKQKIMREVELQRHTKVVNKLERNLFLAERKVMRAERALMKVESSLMPSEPKSDPESITDEERFMFRKLGLRMKAFLLLGRRGVFDGTIENMHLHWKYRELVKIIVKAKTFDQVKKVALALEAESGGILVSVDKVSKGYAIVVYRGKDYQRPLTLRPKNLLTKRKALARSIELQRREALLKHISNLQKKVEKIRSEIKQVETVKDHGDEELYDKLESAYASNDDDSEVEDGEEGDEAYLETYNSESDSEDNESDNLYTSTEQFASQS, from the exons ATGGCTCTTGTTCCCACTTGCAATCTTCACCCTTTCTTTGATTCCTTCAACACTATCCCCAAGCTCCACACTCTTTGCTTCTTCAGGTActcttcttattctttttcttcaattcacTGCTCTGATAAGCTCACTTTCTGCGCAACACGGAACTGGGTCTTGTGCCATTCAATTAATGGAACAATACCCTCTAAGAATTCTAGTCTTTTTGGTGTGAAAAATATAATATTTCAATGTAAGGGTTTGTGTAGTGATAGTTGGTTGAAACGTTGGAACGAGCCTAACAAGTACACTCGTCCAAAACAGCCATGTGCTCTTTTGGATTATCAAGGTTCTGGAAATGGGCACTCATCAAAATCTGGTTTTGTGAGTtctgatgatgattatgattatgatgatAGAGGTGGTGATGGAAGCAGTGGTGGTAGTACTATGGATAGGATTGTGGAGAAATTGAAGAAATTTGGGTATGTTGATGATGATAAGATTGAGAAGCAAGATAGAAGGGAAGAGAGGGTAATAGAAAAAGGATCTGTGGAGGATATATTTTACGTGGAGGAAGGGATATTGCCCAATATACGAGGCGGGTTTTCACCGGAGTCTCCATTTGGAATTGGAAACATTGTGAGTGATAGGGAGGTGAGATTTCCATGGGAGAAGCCAATAGAtaaagagaaagaagaggaagagaggtaTAATCGAAGAAGGAGGGAAAGTAAGACTTCTCTTGCAGAACTGACTCTTCCAGAGTCGGAATTGAGGAGGCTGAGGCGCTTAACTTTCGAGAAGAAGCATAAGACCAGAGTTGGGGGTGGTGGGGTTACTCAAGGTCTTGTGGACAAGATTCATGAGAGGTGGAAAGAGTCGGAGATTGTTAGGCTGAAATTCGAAGGGGAAGCTGCACTTAACATGAAGAGGATGCACGAGCTACTGGAG AGGAAAACTGGTGGTCTCGTGGTTTGGAGGTCTGGCAACTCTGTTTCCTTGTACAGGGGTGTGAGCTATGAAGTTCCTTCAATACAACAGAACAAGTGGATATATAGGAAAAGAGGGAGTTCTTCAGTGCAACAGAACAAACAGATATATGGGAAAAGCGAGATTTCTTTTAAGTCTTTACCAGCACCTTCTCATCATTCATTGGAAAAGCATTCTGACATTGCTTCTAATTTTGGGACAAGTCCACATTTGGAAAAAATGGAAGCTACTGAtgaccaaaaggaaaaaaatttgcTTCCAGAAGTTAGTTATGAAGATGAAGTAGACAAATTTTTGGATACTCTAGGCCCTAGATACACAGATTGGCCTGGGAGTGAGCCGTTGCCAGTTGATGCAGATATGCTTCCAGCAACTGTTCCTGATTATGAGCCTCCCTTCAGAGTTCTTCCCTTTGGAGTGAGACCCTCGCTTGGTCAAACAGAGGCAACTTCTCTACGAAGGATCGCAAGGACCCTTCCTCCACATTTTGCATTAG GCAGAAACAGACAGCTTCAAGGGTTAGCTACAGCCATGATTAAATTATGGGAAAAAAGTTCTATTGCAAAGGTTGCACTCAAACGCGGTGTGCCGCTAACTACAAGCGAGAGAATGGCAGAAGAGATCAAG AAATTGACAGGTGGTGTACTACTCTCGAGGAATAAATACTTCTTGGTCTTTTATCGGGGAAAGAACTTTTTGTCAGCAACAGTCACACAAGCCTTGAAGGAGAGGGAAAGAATGGCAAAAGCAATGCAAGATGAGGAAGAACAAGCAAGATTGAGAGCGTCATCTTTGGTCTTACCAACTATGAATAATTCAGAGATATCTGCAGAGGCTGGGACCCTTGGTGAAACTTTGGATGCAGATGCAAAATGGGGAAAGACCTTGGACGAACATCACAAACAAAAAATAATGAGAGAAGTAGAACTACAACGACATACCAAAGTTGTTAACAAGTTAGAACGAAATCTGTTTCTG GCTGAAAGAAAGGTAATGAGAGCTGAACGAGCCTTGATGAAAGTGGAGTCATCTTTGATGCCATCGGAACCCAAATCAGACCCTGAAAGCATAACTGACGAAGAGAGGTTTATGTTTCGCAAATTAGGATTGCGGATGAAAGCCTTCTTACTTCTTG GTAGACGTGGAGTTTTTGATGGTACAATTGAGAACATGCACCTGCACTGGAAATATAGGGAACTGGTTAAGATAATTGTGAAGGCTAAAACCTTTGATCAAGTGAAAAAGGTCGCATTGGCACTCGAAGCCGAGAGTGGAGGCATTTTAGTTTCGGTTGACAAAGTTTCAAAAGGATATGCTATAGTTGTTTACCGGGGTAAGGACTACCAGCGACCTTTAACTCTAAGACCGAAGAATCTTTTGACAAAGAGAAAGGCTCTAGCACGGTCAATTGAGCTCCAACGACGTGAG GCTCTCTTGAAGCATATTTCAAATTTGCAAAAGAAAGTGGAGAAGATAAGATCTGAAATA AAACAAGTGGAGACTGTAAAGGACCATGGAGATGAAGAATTGTATGACAAATTAGAATCTGCTTATGCTAGCAATGATGATGACTCCGAg GTGGAAGATGGCGAGGAAGGAGATGAGGCATATCTTGAGACCTATAATAGTGAAAGCGACAGTGAAGACAATGAAAGTGATAATTTGTATACTTCAACTGAGCAATTTGCATCACAAAGTTGA
- the LOC107630036 gene encoding CRM-domain containing factor CFM3A, chloroplastic/mitochondrial isoform X4, protein MDRIVEKLKKFGYVDDDKIEKQDRREERVIEKGSVEDIFYVEEGILPNIRGGFSPESPFGIGNIVSDREVRFPWEKPIDKEKEEEERYNRRRRESKTSLAELTLPESELRRLRRLTFEKKHKTRVGGGGVTQGLVDKIHERWKESEIVRLKFEGEAALNMKRMHELLERKTGGLVVWRSGNSVSLYRGVSYEVPSIQQNKWIYRKRGSSSVQQNKQIYGKSEISFKSLPAPSHHSLEKHSDIASNFGTSPHLEKMEATDDQKEKNLLPEVSYEDEVDKFLDTLGPRYTDWPGSEPLPVDADMLPATVPDYEPPFRVLPFGVRPSLGQTEATSLRRIARTLPPHFALGRNRQLQGLATAMIKLWEKSSIAKVALKRGVPLTTSERMAEEIKKLTGGVLLSRNKYFLVFYRGKNFLSATVTQALKERERMAKAMQDEEEQARLRASSLVLPTMNNSEISAEAGTLGETLDADAKWGKTLDEHHKQKIMREVELQRHTKVVNKLERNLFLAERKVMRAERALMKVESSLMPSEPKSDPESITDEERFMFRKLGLRMKAFLLLGRRGVFDGTIENMHLHWKYRELVKIIVKAKTFDQVKKVALALEAESGGILVSVDKVSKGYAIVVYRGKDYQRPLTLRPKNLLTKRKALARSIELQRREALLKHISNLQKKVEKIRSEIKQVETVKDHGDEELYDKLESAYASNDDDSEVEDGEEGDEAYLETYNSESDSEDNESDNLYTSTEQFASQS, encoded by the exons ATGGATAGGATTGTGGAGAAATTGAAGAAATTTGGGTATGTTGATGATGATAAGATTGAGAAGCAAGATAGAAGGGAAGAGAGGGTAATAGAAAAAGGATCTGTGGAGGATATATTTTACGTGGAGGAAGGGATATTGCCCAATATACGAGGCGGGTTTTCACCGGAGTCTCCATTTGGAATTGGAAACATTGTGAGTGATAGGGAGGTGAGATTTCCATGGGAGAAGCCAATAGAtaaagagaaagaagaggaagagaggtaTAATCGAAGAAGGAGGGAAAGTAAGACTTCTCTTGCAGAACTGACTCTTCCAGAGTCGGAATTGAGGAGGCTGAGGCGCTTAACTTTCGAGAAGAAGCATAAGACCAGAGTTGGGGGTGGTGGGGTTACTCAAGGTCTTGTGGACAAGATTCATGAGAGGTGGAAAGAGTCGGAGATTGTTAGGCTGAAATTCGAAGGGGAAGCTGCACTTAACATGAAGAGGATGCACGAGCTACTGGAG AGGAAAACTGGTGGTCTCGTGGTTTGGAGGTCTGGCAACTCTGTTTCCTTGTACAGGGGTGTGAGCTATGAAGTTCCTTCAATACAACAGAACAAGTGGATATATAGGAAAAGAGGGAGTTCTTCAGTGCAACAGAACAAACAGATATATGGGAAAAGCGAGATTTCTTTTAAGTCTTTACCAGCACCTTCTCATCATTCATTGGAAAAGCATTCTGACATTGCTTCTAATTTTGGGACAAGTCCACATTTGGAAAAAATGGAAGCTACTGAtgaccaaaaggaaaaaaatttgcTTCCAGAAGTTAGTTATGAAGATGAAGTAGACAAATTTTTGGATACTCTAGGCCCTAGATACACAGATTGGCCTGGGAGTGAGCCGTTGCCAGTTGATGCAGATATGCTTCCAGCAACTGTTCCTGATTATGAGCCTCCCTTCAGAGTTCTTCCCTTTGGAGTGAGACCCTCGCTTGGTCAAACAGAGGCAACTTCTCTACGAAGGATCGCAAGGACCCTTCCTCCACATTTTGCATTAG GCAGAAACAGACAGCTTCAAGGGTTAGCTACAGCCATGATTAAATTATGGGAAAAAAGTTCTATTGCAAAGGTTGCACTCAAACGCGGTGTGCCGCTAACTACAAGCGAGAGAATGGCAGAAGAGATCAAG AAATTGACAGGTGGTGTACTACTCTCGAGGAATAAATACTTCTTGGTCTTTTATCGGGGAAAGAACTTTTTGTCAGCAACAGTCACACAAGCCTTGAAGGAGAGGGAAAGAATGGCAAAAGCAATGCAAGATGAGGAAGAACAAGCAAGATTGAGAGCGTCATCTTTGGTCTTACCAACTATGAATAATTCAGAGATATCTGCAGAGGCTGGGACCCTTGGTGAAACTTTGGATGCAGATGCAAAATGGGGAAAGACCTTGGACGAACATCACAAACAAAAAATAATGAGAGAAGTAGAACTACAACGACATACCAAAGTTGTTAACAAGTTAGAACGAAATCTGTTTCTG GCTGAAAGAAAGGTAATGAGAGCTGAACGAGCCTTGATGAAAGTGGAGTCATCTTTGATGCCATCGGAACCCAAATCAGACCCTGAAAGCATAACTGACGAAGAGAGGTTTATGTTTCGCAAATTAGGATTGCGGATGAAAGCCTTCTTACTTCTTG GTAGACGTGGAGTTTTTGATGGTACAATTGAGAACATGCACCTGCACTGGAAATATAGGGAACTGGTTAAGATAATTGTGAAGGCTAAAACCTTTGATCAAGTGAAAAAGGTCGCATTGGCACTCGAAGCCGAGAGTGGAGGCATTTTAGTTTCGGTTGACAAAGTTTCAAAAGGATATGCTATAGTTGTTTACCGGGGTAAGGACTACCAGCGACCTTTAACTCTAAGACCGAAGAATCTTTTGACAAAGAGAAAGGCTCTAGCACGGTCAATTGAGCTCCAACGACGTGAG GCTCTCTTGAAGCATATTTCAAATTTGCAAAAGAAAGTGGAGAAGATAAGATCTGAAATA AAACAAGTGGAGACTGTAAAGGACCATGGAGATGAAGAATTGTATGACAAATTAGAATCTGCTTATGCTAGCAATGATGATGACTCCGAg GTGGAAGATGGCGAGGAAGGAGATGAGGCATATCTTGAGACCTATAATAGTGAAAGCGACAGTGAAGACAATGAAAGTGATAATTTGTATACTTCAACTGAGCAATTTGCATCACAAAGTTGA
- the LOC107630036 gene encoding CRM-domain containing factor CFM3A, chloroplastic/mitochondrial isoform X3 produces MALVPTCNLHPFFDSFNTIPKLHTLCFFRGGDGSSGGSTMDRIVEKLKKFGYVDDDKIEKQDRREERVIEKGSVEDIFYVEEGILPNIRGGFSPESPFGIGNIVSDREVRFPWEKPIDKEKEEEERYNRRRRESKTSLAELTLPESELRRLRRLTFEKKHKTRVGGGGVTQGLVDKIHERWKESEIVRLKFEGEAALNMKRMHELLERKTGGLVVWRSGNSVSLYRGVSYEVPSIQQNKWIYRKRGSSSVQQNKQIYGKSEISFKSLPAPSHHSLEKHSDIASNFGTSPHLEKMEATDDQKEKNLLPEVSYEDEVDKFLDTLGPRYTDWPGSEPLPVDADMLPATVPDYEPPFRVLPFGVRPSLGQTEATSLRRIARTLPPHFALGRNRQLQGLATAMIKLWEKSSIAKVALKRGVPLTTSERMAEEIKKLTGGVLLSRNKYFLVFYRGKNFLSATVTQALKERERMAKAMQDEEEQARLRASSLVLPTMNNSEISAEAGTLGETLDADAKWGKTLDEHHKQKIMREVELQRHTKVVNKLERNLFLAERKVMRAERALMKVESSLMPSEPKSDPESITDEERFMFRKLGLRMKAFLLLGRRGVFDGTIENMHLHWKYRELVKIIVKAKTFDQVKKVALALEAESGGILVSVDKVSKGYAIVVYRGKDYQRPLTLRPKNLLTKRKALARSIELQRREALLKHISNLQKKVEKIRSEIKQVETVKDHGDEELYDKLESAYASNDDDSEVEDGEEGDEAYLETYNSESDSEDNESDNLYTSTEQFASQS; encoded by the exons ATGGCTCTTGTTCCCACTTGCAATCTTCACCCTTTCTTTGATTCCTTCAACACTATCCCCAAGCTCCACACTCTTTGCTTCTTCAG AGGTGGTGATGGAAGCAGTGGTGGTAGTACTATGGATAGGATTGTGGAGAAATTGAAGAAATTTGGGTATGTTGATGATGATAAGATTGAGAAGCAAGATAGAAGGGAAGAGAGGGTAATAGAAAAAGGATCTGTGGAGGATATATTTTACGTGGAGGAAGGGATATTGCCCAATATACGAGGCGGGTTTTCACCGGAGTCTCCATTTGGAATTGGAAACATTGTGAGTGATAGGGAGGTGAGATTTCCATGGGAGAAGCCAATAGAtaaagagaaagaagaggaagagaggtaTAATCGAAGAAGGAGGGAAAGTAAGACTTCTCTTGCAGAACTGACTCTTCCAGAGTCGGAATTGAGGAGGCTGAGGCGCTTAACTTTCGAGAAGAAGCATAAGACCAGAGTTGGGGGTGGTGGGGTTACTCAAGGTCTTGTGGACAAGATTCATGAGAGGTGGAAAGAGTCGGAGATTGTTAGGCTGAAATTCGAAGGGGAAGCTGCACTTAACATGAAGAGGATGCACGAGCTACTGGAG AGGAAAACTGGTGGTCTCGTGGTTTGGAGGTCTGGCAACTCTGTTTCCTTGTACAGGGGTGTGAGCTATGAAGTTCCTTCAATACAACAGAACAAGTGGATATATAGGAAAAGAGGGAGTTCTTCAGTGCAACAGAACAAACAGATATATGGGAAAAGCGAGATTTCTTTTAAGTCTTTACCAGCACCTTCTCATCATTCATTGGAAAAGCATTCTGACATTGCTTCTAATTTTGGGACAAGTCCACATTTGGAAAAAATGGAAGCTACTGAtgaccaaaaggaaaaaaatttgcTTCCAGAAGTTAGTTATGAAGATGAAGTAGACAAATTTTTGGATACTCTAGGCCCTAGATACACAGATTGGCCTGGGAGTGAGCCGTTGCCAGTTGATGCAGATATGCTTCCAGCAACTGTTCCTGATTATGAGCCTCCCTTCAGAGTTCTTCCCTTTGGAGTGAGACCCTCGCTTGGTCAAACAGAGGCAACTTCTCTACGAAGGATCGCAAGGACCCTTCCTCCACATTTTGCATTAG GCAGAAACAGACAGCTTCAAGGGTTAGCTACAGCCATGATTAAATTATGGGAAAAAAGTTCTATTGCAAAGGTTGCACTCAAACGCGGTGTGCCGCTAACTACAAGCGAGAGAATGGCAGAAGAGATCAAG AAATTGACAGGTGGTGTACTACTCTCGAGGAATAAATACTTCTTGGTCTTTTATCGGGGAAAGAACTTTTTGTCAGCAACAGTCACACAAGCCTTGAAGGAGAGGGAAAGAATGGCAAAAGCAATGCAAGATGAGGAAGAACAAGCAAGATTGAGAGCGTCATCTTTGGTCTTACCAACTATGAATAATTCAGAGATATCTGCAGAGGCTGGGACCCTTGGTGAAACTTTGGATGCAGATGCAAAATGGGGAAAGACCTTGGACGAACATCACAAACAAAAAATAATGAGAGAAGTAGAACTACAACGACATACCAAAGTTGTTAACAAGTTAGAACGAAATCTGTTTCTG GCTGAAAGAAAGGTAATGAGAGCTGAACGAGCCTTGATGAAAGTGGAGTCATCTTTGATGCCATCGGAACCCAAATCAGACCCTGAAAGCATAACTGACGAAGAGAGGTTTATGTTTCGCAAATTAGGATTGCGGATGAAAGCCTTCTTACTTCTTG GTAGACGTGGAGTTTTTGATGGTACAATTGAGAACATGCACCTGCACTGGAAATATAGGGAACTGGTTAAGATAATTGTGAAGGCTAAAACCTTTGATCAAGTGAAAAAGGTCGCATTGGCACTCGAAGCCGAGAGTGGAGGCATTTTAGTTTCGGTTGACAAAGTTTCAAAAGGATATGCTATAGTTGTTTACCGGGGTAAGGACTACCAGCGACCTTTAACTCTAAGACCGAAGAATCTTTTGACAAAGAGAAAGGCTCTAGCACGGTCAATTGAGCTCCAACGACGTGAG GCTCTCTTGAAGCATATTTCAAATTTGCAAAAGAAAGTGGAGAAGATAAGATCTGAAATA AAACAAGTGGAGACTGTAAAGGACCATGGAGATGAAGAATTGTATGACAAATTAGAATCTGCTTATGCTAGCAATGATGATGACTCCGAg GTGGAAGATGGCGAGGAAGGAGATGAGGCATATCTTGAGACCTATAATAGTGAAAGCGACAGTGAAGACAATGAAAGTGATAATTTGTATACTTCAACTGAGCAATTTGCATCACAAAGTTGA